The following proteins are co-located in the Planctomycetota bacterium genome:
- a CDS encoding FHA domain-containing protein: MPSSDASSSAAPYLRLLEPLPAGTLPDEGPIVRLDRPITQAGSRRTARLFLSSHTVSRAHCLFVVRPDGVMVRDTVSRSGTLVNGDAVDEAVLEDGDEVQLGRFRFTFFEGELPTARDDTRAGPAELTAILPDGGVLTKKVAADRQTLLIGRREGMDLVLPSSQISTAHLALIRLPQAGGNGFAAFDLGGKGSTRNGKRLKQAVLKNGDTLTAGPVEITLAVDIPKPAASRRPASPVAEAPPVAPEPPVEPEAEAETETPADESLSDFRRQWQKPAADDVEDAVVEAEPEAGSEPEAADDWVPFDEDETASDDEAPVAETEPVAETEAIEEPFVEDEVEEAVADEPEASDVAEALPADVIADVVQEPVEEPPPIEQIVEEAEEPEPIETAGTDEADEPDEVIAAPVAIEEEPIAVEEAPVAEVAPPEEPPAEIADEVVEPVAEEEVAPIELADTDEPVAIEEEAVTIEEEPVEEVAPTEEPRAEIADVVIEPVEETEAAPIELAEVDETPTVEAEVAAEPVEESADVAIDLAEGETDENGEDEGVDLSMLDFDEPVADPATDEVVAEVEPEPTPEPLVEPEPVAAVEPERAVEPVAEVEPEPVAKVEPEADVDTPVRRTKGTRRVIEAETLDEVESAPSLPTASSPDEDALFDASHQLVAETPAEPEPAVEFEPSTDEPEGPPLATFEEEKRFEHKATDDAPDDRPSSTQERPVTPVVKPGDTGSTGKAVPLSSWQANWGSLDSVTNTPPPAVADAGVLSFMPAPTPLAPQTPEPQAEAPPEPEPEATPEPESATPVDADADEPDEPPIDALPPLEGKPKDRPTTVGFGTSSDDDLPEIDETARPAGPFSEAKFPPSNRKDAPPIGPASTPTHDTPTHESSVLDPSFVMPETSGLTGTVEDFGLDAAVDPADLRDTPADAVPPKDDTRLGEALDDEPAVPSGGFLRVIRNGVDPDVLNGNGHAGEYDADANGHRDDGGLGVATAVAPAATATRTVGRPAGPDGRRRRPRVPPTPKRAAVARATATELQRRSPNRKKAVALVVGTTLIAMVGVVAAVLTLAGPTSVVEGRLRHEVPQNLPIEEQILFEQTRVAAVSDPNVRNEAAAILRRQAPDVSPGWLAGAGVEDVFASFIAEPPGTMIVERKTKNAEAGRARVEALLRALAASDQVIRDESAAAKEAADRRRGRRLGIDVQAGQVTRQLQDLRTLQNQRALAEPLPTAEAIESQLEAIRQSKTDAVRDAAEARAALAKLADLPDDAGPNGEPDPTLAQLRQQERNLERDALTAAPSEKPALADALSSLGRRIELREAELSGERRRAETSLRRDIARAAVAADTADTNEDELLRQLRDVRDRRDEDRRLQTQIDEAMERSATLDEELTRLREEDEQAAIDAAGFVYATDVGEISFTTGEDERPQIMAYGLLAVFALGLAALYLVLRRS, encoded by the coding sequence ATGCCCTCGTCCGACGCCTCATCTTCCGCGGCTCCGTACCTGCGGCTGCTCGAACCGCTGCCCGCCGGCACCCTGCCCGACGAAGGTCCGATCGTCCGGCTCGATCGCCCGATCACCCAGGCCGGCTCGCGACGGACGGCACGGCTGTTCCTGTCGAGCCACACCGTCAGCCGGGCACACTGCCTCTTCGTCGTCCGGCCGGACGGCGTGATGGTGCGCGACACCGTCAGCCGATCGGGCACGCTCGTCAACGGCGACGCGGTCGACGAGGCCGTGCTGGAAGATGGCGACGAAGTCCAGCTGGGACGATTTCGGTTCACCTTCTTCGAAGGCGAACTGCCCACAGCGCGCGACGACACCCGCGCAGGCCCGGCTGAGCTGACGGCCATCCTGCCGGACGGCGGTGTGCTGACGAAAAAGGTCGCCGCGGATCGCCAGACGCTGCTGATCGGGCGGCGCGAGGGCATGGATCTGGTTCTGCCCAGCAGTCAGATCTCGACGGCCCACCTCGCGCTCATCCGTCTGCCACAGGCCGGCGGGAACGGGTTCGCCGCGTTCGACCTGGGCGGCAAGGGGTCAACGCGCAACGGCAAACGGCTCAAGCAGGCGGTCCTGAAAAACGGCGACACGCTGACGGCCGGTCCGGTCGAGATCACACTCGCCGTCGACATTCCGAAGCCGGCGGCGAGCAGGCGTCCCGCCTCGCCGGTCGCCGAAGCCCCGCCGGTGGCTCCGGAGCCGCCCGTCGAGCCGGAGGCCGAGGCTGAAACTGAGACGCCAGCGGACGAATCGCTGAGCGATTTCCGCCGGCAGTGGCAAAAACCCGCCGCCGACGACGTCGAGGACGCCGTCGTCGAAGCCGAGCCGGAAGCAGGCAGCGAACCAGAAGCGGCAGACGACTGGGTCCCCTTCGACGAGGACGAGACGGCGTCAGACGACGAGGCACCGGTCGCCGAGACCGAACCTGTCGCCGAGACGGAGGCGATCGAGGAGCCTTTCGTCGAAGACGAGGTGGAGGAGGCCGTCGCGGACGAACCCGAGGCGTCCGACGTCGCCGAAGCATTGCCGGCAGACGTGATCGCCGACGTGGTGCAGGAGCCCGTCGAAGAGCCACCGCCGATCGAGCAGATTGTCGAGGAGGCCGAGGAGCCAGAGCCGATCGAGACTGCCGGGACCGACGAGGCGGATGAGCCGGACGAAGTGATCGCCGCGCCGGTCGCTATCGAAGAGGAACCCATCGCTGTCGAGGAGGCGCCGGTCGCGGAGGTCGCGCCTCCGGAGGAGCCGCCTGCCGAGATTGCCGACGAGGTCGTTGAACCCGTCGCGGAGGAGGAAGTCGCCCCGATCGAACTGGCCGATACAGACGAGCCGGTCGCGATCGAAGAGGAAGCCGTCACGATCGAGGAAGAGCCGGTCGAGGAGGTCGCGCCGACGGAGGAACCGCGTGCGGAGATCGCCGACGTCGTCATCGAACCCGTCGAGGAGACGGAGGCCGCCCCGATTGAGCTAGCCGAGGTTGACGAAACGCCGACCGTTGAAGCAGAAGTCGCGGCCGAGCCTGTCGAGGAATCGGCGGACGTCGCGATCGACCTCGCCGAGGGCGAAACCGACGAGAACGGGGAAGACGAAGGCGTCGACCTGTCGATGCTCGACTTCGACGAGCCTGTGGCCGACCCGGCCACAGACGAAGTCGTCGCGGAAGTCGAGCCCGAACCGACTCCCGAGCCGTTGGTCGAGCCCGAGCCGGTCGCTGCAGTTGAGCCGGAACGAGCGGTCGAGCCCGTCGCCGAGGTCGAGCCCGAGCCAGTCGCCAAAGTCGAGCCCGAAGCCGACGTCGACACACCGGTGCGGCGGACGAAGGGGACGCGGCGAGTCATCGAGGCGGAGACGCTCGACGAGGTCGAGTCTGCGCCGTCGTTGCCCACCGCCTCGTCGCCGGACGAGGACGCGCTGTTCGACGCGAGCCACCAACTCGTCGCCGAGACGCCTGCGGAACCCGAACCTGCTGTCGAGTTCGAGCCGTCCACCGACGAGCCGGAAGGTCCGCCGCTGGCGACGTTCGAGGAGGAGAAGCGTTTCGAGCACAAGGCGACCGATGACGCGCCCGACGACAGGCCGTCGTCCACGCAGGAGCGGCCGGTCACGCCTGTCGTGAAGCCGGGCGACACCGGCTCAACCGGCAAGGCTGTGCCGCTGTCGTCGTGGCAAGCCAACTGGGGCTCGCTCGACTCGGTGACGAACACGCCACCGCCGGCGGTTGCCGATGCCGGCGTGCTGTCGTTCATGCCAGCCCCGACGCCGCTGGCACCGCAAACGCCCGAGCCGCAGGCAGAAGCACCGCCCGAGCCTGAGCCCGAAGCGACGCCGGAACCGGAGTCAGCTACGCCTGTCGATGCCGATGCCGACGAACCGGACGAGCCACCCATCGACGCACTGCCGCCGCTGGAGGGCAAGCCCAAGGACCGCCCGACGACTGTCGGCTTCGGCACGTCGTCCGACGACGATCTGCCCGAGATCGACGAGACCGCCAGGCCCGCCGGGCCGTTCTCGGAGGCGAAGTTTCCGCCGTCGAATCGCAAGGACGCCCCGCCGATCGGGCCAGCGTCCACGCCCACGCACGACACGCCCACGCACGAGTCGTCGGTGCTCGACCCGTCGTTCGTCATGCCCGAGACGTCGGGTCTGACCGGCACGGTCGAAGACTTCGGGCTCGACGCCGCCGTCGACCCGGCAGACCTGCGCGACACGCCCGCCGACGCCGTCCCGCCCAAGGACGACACGCGGCTTGGCGAAGCCCTCGACGACGAACCAGCCGTCCCGAGCGGCGGGTTCCTGCGCGTCATCCGCAACGGCGTCGACCCGGACGTGCTCAACGGCAACGGGCACGCGGGCGAGTACGACGCCGACGCCAACGGACACCGCGACGACGGTGGACTGGGTGTCGCTACCGCCGTCGCACCGGCTGCGACCGCCACTCGAACCGTCGGCCGACCAGCTGGTCCCGACGGTCGACGCCGCCGGCCACGCGTGCCGCCGACACCGAAGCGCGCAGCCGTCGCACGTGCCACCGCGACGGAATTGCAGCGGCGAAGCCCCAACCGCAAGAAGGCCGTCGCCCTCGTCGTCGGAACGACGCTCATAGCGATGGTCGGCGTGGTAGCGGCGGTGCTGACCCTGGCCGGGCCCACGTCGGTCGTCGAGGGTCGGCTGCGGCACGAGGTTCCTCAAAACCTGCCGATCGAGGAGCAGATCCTGTTCGAGCAGACGCGTGTCGCTGCGGTCAGCGATCCGAACGTGCGCAACGAGGCGGCGGCGATCCTTCGGCGTCAAGCGCCCGACGTCTCGCCGGGCTGGCTGGCAGGAGCTGGCGTCGAGGACGTGTTTGCGTCGTTCATTGCCGAACCGCCGGGCACGATGATCGTCGAGCGCAAGACGAAGAACGCCGAGGCCGGTCGCGCTCGAGTCGAAGCGTTGCTGCGAGCACTCGCCGCGTCGGATCAGGTGATCCGCGACGAGTCCGCGGCGGCGAAAGAGGCGGCCGATCGTCGTCGCGGGCGTCGACTGGGCATTGACGTGCAGGCGGGTCAGGTGACGCGTCAGCTGCAGGACCTGCGAACGCTGCAGAACCAGCGTGCCCTGGCAGAGCCGCTGCCGACCGCCGAAGCCATCGAGTCGCAGCTCGAAGCAATCCGCCAAAGCAAGACCGACGCCGTTCGCGACGCAGCCGAGGCACGAGCGGCGCTTGCGAAGCTGGCCGACCTTCCCGACGACGCCGGGCCCAACGGCGAGCCGGATCCGACGCTCGCCCAGCTGCGTCAGCAGGAACGCAACCTCGAACGCGACGCCCTCACCGCCGCCCCTTCGGAGAAACCGGCGCTGGCCGATGCGCTGTCGTCGCTCGGGCGTCGCATCGAGCTTCGCGAGGCCGAGCTGTCTGGCGAACGCCGACGCGCCGAGACGTCGCTTCGCCGCGACATTGCCCGCGCGGCCGTCGCGGCAGACACAGCCGACACGAACGAGGACGAGCTTCTGCGTCAGCTTCGAGACGTCCGCGATCGCCGCGACGAAGACCGACGCCTGCAGACCCAGATCGACGAAGCCATGGAGCGGTCGGCCACACTCGACGAAGAGCTGACGCGTCTTCGCGAAGAGGACGAGCAAGCCGCCATCGACGCCGCCGGCTTCGTCTACGCGACCGACGTCGGCGAGATCTCGTTCACCACCGGCGAAGACGAACGCCCGCAAATCATGGCCTACGGCCTGCTCGCGGTCTTCGCCCTCGGACTCGCAGCGCTCTACCTTGTGCTCCGCCGCTCGTAA